A region of Plantactinospora sp. BC1 DNA encodes the following proteins:
- a CDS encoding NUDIX domain-containing protein yields MAVPEYVARIRKLVGHDLLWLPSVSAVVCNDAGELLLGQRADDGRWSVVSGIVEPGEQPAEALVREVFEETGVRVLPERVTSIVARPHTYPNGDQCQFLNIGFRCRLLDGVARVNDDESVAVGWFAPDRLPPLDEHGRITITHALAPATAASWFAPDSSALSRGART; encoded by the coding sequence ATGGCCGTCCCGGAGTACGTCGCGCGGATTCGCAAGCTCGTCGGGCACGACCTGCTCTGGCTGCCCAGTGTGAGCGCCGTGGTCTGCAACGACGCCGGGGAGCTGCTGCTGGGCCAGCGGGCCGACGACGGGCGCTGGTCGGTCGTCAGCGGCATCGTCGAGCCCGGCGAGCAGCCCGCCGAGGCGCTGGTCCGGGAGGTCTTCGAGGAGACCGGCGTACGGGTGCTGCCGGAGCGGGTGACGAGCATAGTGGCGCGCCCGCACACCTACCCCAACGGCGACCAGTGCCAGTTCCTCAACATCGGCTTCCGGTGCCGGCTGCTCGACGGCGTCGCCCGGGTCAACGACGACGAGTCGGTAGCGGTCGGCTGGTTCGCCCCCGACCGGCTGCCGCCGCTCGACGAGCACGGACGGATCACGATCACGCACGCGCTGGCTCCGGCCACCGCCGCCAGCTGGTTCGCCCCGGACTCCTCCGCCCTCTCCCGGGGCGCCCGGACGTGA
- a CDS encoding alpha/beta fold hydrolase: MTGPDRTTPPTYLLIHGAAADSWCWHLLAAELRARGHDVVAVDLPCDDDSAGLSEYADAALAAIADRTGSADRGGLVVVAHSFGAFTAPVVCDRTPVELLVLLGPQIPLPGEAPGDWWANTGYPQARREQDIRDGRAEDDMAALFANDLPPTLVTEVFRRGRHQADKPFGDPVPVTTWPDVPTRVLLHRDDRFLPADFVRRVARERLGIEPDEMPGGHLGMLGHPIELADRLDAYWAGRTEAARRA, translated from the coding sequence GTGACCGGACCCGATCGGACGACCCCGCCGACCTACCTGCTCATCCACGGTGCCGCCGCCGACTCGTGGTGCTGGCATCTGTTGGCCGCCGAGCTGCGCGCCCGGGGCCACGACGTGGTCGCGGTCGACCTGCCCTGCGACGACGACTCCGCCGGCCTCTCCGAATACGCCGACGCGGCGCTGGCGGCGATCGCCGACCGGACGGGCTCGGCAGACCGGGGCGGGCTGGTGGTGGTCGCGCACTCCTTCGGTGCCTTCACCGCCCCGGTGGTCTGCGACCGGACACCGGTGGAACTGCTGGTGCTGTTGGGACCGCAGATACCACTGCCCGGCGAGGCGCCCGGCGACTGGTGGGCCAACACCGGCTATCCGCAGGCCCGGCGGGAGCAGGACATCCGTGACGGCCGGGCCGAGGACGACATGGCGGCGCTGTTCGCCAACGACCTTCCGCCAACCCTGGTGACCGAGGTCTTCCGGCGGGGCAGGCACCAGGCCGACAAGCCGTTCGGTGACCCGGTACCGGTGACGACCTGGCCCGACGTGCCGACCCGGGTACTCCTGCACCGCGACGACCGCTTCCTCCCGGCCGACTTCGTCCGCCGCGTCGCGCGGGAGCGGCTCGGCATCGAGCCGGACGAGATGCCCGGCGGGCACCTCGGGATGCTCGGTCACCCGATCGAGCTGGCCGACCGCCTCGACGCCTACTGGGCCGGGCGGACCGAAGCCGCCCGGCGGGCCTGA